gtcgtttGTGTTACAGACATTTCACGAAAGAAATTACAGTTCAGATAAGATATTGCTTCTAAGGATAACAGCATGTTAAAACTGCGCAaaacttagtatctcctacgtaggagatagtaagtcctacgaaGAAGATAGTATTCCTAactcctacgtgggagatagtaagtcctacgtaggagatattaacacctacgtaggagatactaagtcctacgtagaagatactaagtcctacgtaaaaGATAGTATtcctaactcctacgtaggtgatagtaagtcctacgtaggtgatactaagtcctacgtaggagatagtgacaccaaaaaaacATCTTCCGTAAAGATACGTATGTTGATTAACAACCGATCTTTTTTTGCCATAtcaaaaaacatatttcttcaCAGGCGACAGGCCCACCTCTTCCAAAGATAACTATCTTTGTTTTTCAAGATTAACAAACAATTCTCATTCATTTGTATAGCATTCCAAGATATTCAGTTGGTTTTGTAGACCAGCAATGGCATCTGACACGGCAAAAAGGAGGATTACTTATTTCAATCATATCTCGAAACATTTGTACCCCATTTTACCTGAATTATAAGTATCATAATACAGTTCGCTTATGAAGAAGGAAAACAATATAGGGGTTAAATACACCATTGCCGAATTCCCATGGGACCGAAACAATCGGTGACATCACCGCCACAACGAACACATGATTTAATAATGATTCAAATATATAGATTTCAAAATAGAATACATTTTCCCGTGTAAACCATATATTCGTAAGCAGTGACATAATTTACAACGATCCACAGAGTCAAAAgctttcttaaagtcaacaAATGTTACATAAAGCTTGTGTTTATTACGCGACAGGCACTTTTGTATTGTCGCATATAGTGTAAAGATATGGTCAGTAGCTGAATAATCATTTCTGTAAAAGACTCCTGACATCCAGGAATTAAGTTTATTAGATTTGACCAAtacaacacgacgtttcaaggctaattcttgccccttcgtcaggtggatgtcaagaattagccttgaaacgtcgtgttaaaagaattaaagaagttgtcatccataatagtgttttgtattacctcaccaacttgccccttcgtcaggtggatgtcaagaattagccttgaaacgtcgtgttaaaagaattaaagaagttgtcatccataatagtgtcttgtattacctcaccaacttctaaatgcctttgaagaattagATTTGACCAGTTTGAGATTCTCTTATTTAAAAGCAGTTGTATATATTTTCCCAATAACACTCGTTAAAGATATGCCTATATACCTATCATTATTGTCTTGAGAAGATTAATGCTAACCCGGATGTTCTGGTCAGAAAACTGCTCGTGTTCATCAGATCTAAAATACTTCAAACATAGACCTTGAACAATGATAAGTAACCTGTAAACATATGTGACGTCATACATTCAGTTTAATGTGCTTACATAAACGTACTGAGATACTGCTAgatctcagagtcaggcacctaatcacctgcacacaaagtcagcgatttaacccactcagccaccctAGCTTCCACAAATGTTGGAAGTCGGACATCTGGTAGAGTAGACCACGTGTGTGAGCGTGCGTGCGagtgtatctgtctgtctgactgtgGAGGGAGGTGATAGGGGGTGGGAGGAGGTAGACGGACAGCAAAAGTCATCTTATTAACAGTCCCTTctgattctagtacttttgtcaTCTTCAGTACTGTAGCATTTTTACATTGCAAAGAGATTCCTAGCATagttttttaacaaaacaataacaattgcaaaataacaataacaaaagtatcTAACGTTTGAAATGCCTATTGAACATGTGTTTTAGACCTAGCGTCCGAGTTCAGATCGActgtgtttttttaaagcaCACACTCGCTAAAATACACCTTCCCCGTTACCCGTTACCCGTTACCCGTTACCTCTGATCGTGAAATGgaaaatgcacgtgcattgcCAGATGTATCACGCAATTAaggcaaagtgagtgagtgagtgagtgagttcagttttacgccgcttttagaaatattccagcaatatcacggctggggacaccaggaaatgggcttcacacattgtacccatgtggggaatcgaacctgggtctttggcgtgacaagtgaacgctttaaccactaggctaccccaccgcctctaaGGCAAAGTGCATCAGCGGGATAGAAGCGATATGAAACAATGACACAAGTGAGTTTTCAGGAACGGGAACGTGCTCGAAGCAGGGACATCCGTTTCAGTGTCAACCTATCAACCATAGACGGTCTTGTCAGAAGTCACCGACAAGTAGGAAGCGTTGCAGAGTGTATGTTACTTCCGGTTACCACGGCGAGACAAAAAAGACTGACAAACCGGTGCACAAAGGGGATGAAACAGGAGATGACATGGTGAAATGGAACAGGGGACGTCAGGAGATGACACAAGAGATGACACCGGAGATGGCACAAGGGACGATAGGGGGACGATGGGGGGATGGGACAGGAGATGGCACAAGGGACGACAGGTGTACGACAGGGGGATGGCACAGGAGATGACACAAGGGACGACGAGGGGACGACAGAAGATGGTACAAGGGACGGCAGGGGGACGACAGGTGTACGACAGGGGGATGGCACAGAAGATGACACAAGGGACGACGAGGGGACGACAGAAGATGGCACAAAGTACGACAGGGGGACGACAGGGGGATGGCACAGGAGATGACACAAGGGACGACAAGTGTACAGCAGGAGAGTGACACAGGAGATGATACAGCAGATGGCACAAGGGACGATAGGGGAATGGAACGGGGGAACGGGGAAACGGGGGAATGACACAGGGGGATGGAGTAGGTAAGTGACAGGCGATGACAAAGAGGATAGCAAAGGAGAAGGAGCAGGGGATGAGACAAGGAATGACAGGATATGGCTCACAGTGGGGATTTCACAGATCACGCAGACTCCGATTTCTCGAATTAAACTTAGGTTTTTACTCGAATTTCTAGCTGAGGTTAACAATTTGAAATCAAAGATTTTTCAACTcgactgttttgtttttcaaaagaaaagaaaatcccaaagatcttcagtaatccatccATCAAAGTAAACTCTTCGACTATGTTTGAGTTTAATACTGATTTCAGCTCATTCTGGGAATGCATTTACTTGGGTTTACTGAAATGTGAGCAAAAGCTGCAACTtttcaaaactcagacttaagtttgtttcgagaaatcggggcgaGAGGATGACATCAGGCCATGATTTCTCAAAATAAAGTAAAGTCTGAATTTGTTTGGtctttattattttaaaaatgcagaTTAGTTAAAGATGCAACTGTTGcaaattgtcaaaataagtTTGAATGTTAAGTAAAATCTTACTTTATCTCGAGGAATCGAGGACAAGAGCCCGGGCAGCACATTTCCTAGATGAGCTTTTAGTAGTTCATACACTCAGCTCGGAAATCCGTTGACGCCATGCTACTCAGTCCGTTTGTTATGTTTAGTTTTCACTGAAATGCGTTTCACAAACTTATGTTTGTATCGTCATTGTCTCACTGAGAATGTAGGCCTATTATATCTCATGGTAACCTTATGAAACAACCTCTTGTTTATTTACGAATACCATAGCCTATTAGGATATAATTTTCACTAAATCTGGTCCCCTAAACATACACTGCGTGCAgatacaggttagaattggtccggTGTAAACCCATACTTGTTGCATGCCAGTTTTATACATCGATactcatgctcatgatgttgatcacggggggattgtctggtccagactattatttaaatactgcagccatatagctggaatattgctgagagaaacgttaaacaacaaaccaataaatagctctgtgtgtgtatctgtttcTAGGGCTCGTGATTCGCGAAGGGGAAAATGCGTCTTTGTCATGGAACCAGCCGGATCCACCGGTCAGGGCATTTTCGATTCTAAAATCAGACACCTGCATCTTCGACGTTAGTAACTATGACAACATCACACCCTGCACGTCGCGGGTGCTGTTTACCGGAAACGTGACCTCAGAGGGGCATGGCGTATTCagttttgtattggtgaatgtcacCCTGGATGATGGCGGCAGCTATACATGTAACCACGGGGTATCAACAATAGCTCACTGTGGAAAAGAACTGCACGTGCTGGGTACGTCTTGCATGCATTGCAATGTCATGGTACTTGTAGTTTCCGGGCAGGAATATGTCTAAAGATGTCAAGGGCTCCACTGTAAGTTTGTCCATCATTAAATACACTATTTAGCCCGGTTGTAACTAACCAGTTCATAgctaatgttttgttttcagttatgAAATAGACCTGCCCTAAATTGAAATGTCTCCGAAAAAGAGTTAATATGGGTATGAAACCCATGAGTAAGTGTACGAACGATCAAATATGTTATTGGCTACTGGTGATGTAAATGTGTCAATAGTTAATTTCCAGATGTGATATTACACGTTAGGTCAGGATTAAAACACTTACACATGCTGGCCAGACCATTTATCTTATACACCACCGAATCGACCCTCTGTGTTTGTACATACATTGCTATACATTTTATCCCTCACTGTATTTAATAGTTTGGGCATAATTAAGAGCCAATGACCACCAATACCCCTTCGTTATTTGTAGATGTCCCTGCCACATGTGGTCTCAGTGGAGAACCTCTGTCTGTTTCGTGGAATCTGCCAAAACCTGGTGTCAAGGAGTTCAcggtgatgatgtcaggtgaATGCTTCTTCCACATTGTCAACTATAATCAAGTCACAAAGTGCGGCAACTTAAATGGACATTTCACCGGTAATATCACACGGTCCGGAAATGGCGTATTCAGCTTTGATCTGCCCTCTCTGGAATCCTCTTATGACGGGTACTTTAGATGCTATGTTGGACCACCAAATTCAAGTGGGTCAAGAATACCTGCGTGCGGACAAGAGGTGTCCGTAATTTGTAAGTACCGCTTCTGATCATGGCTGTTGTATATAGTGACAGGATGTACGTTCGTGCTATtgaacatatgatatatacccCTATTAccgggggtggtggtggtggtggtgggggggggggggttgtagTGAGCGTTCCTGGGAGCATACCTAGGCGCAGAGCGTTATATAGTAAAGTCTTAACTGTGATGTGTTTCATGTCACACAAGCTATGCGGTTTAAACCTTAGGATCTTCACGAGTTACTGTATCTTGCGACAACTAAACACCAATCCAAAGAGCAACAGTTACATCAACAACCACAAAACTATCAGACCAGAATGAGGTCATTCAGCATACACATCACGGTACTACAACACAGTGAGAGTTTATGTTATATTGACAGCGCTCAGGGGCTCATTCTTAAGGGCGGATCGAGACAACCAAGCCGAGCACAGTTTGATAGCCTATTTCTAATTCACCTACTTTCAGCGTTATTGTTTACTAATGAAGGCCTTTGAGAACAATGTTAACGTTAAAATGATAAAGACAGATCATGAGTAACCATAGTAACACATCTGGAATATTCTACGATTCATCGGTAGTCAACATAGTCTGaaaagtacattgaaaatatctaacactgactcagcaatattctaagcAGTTTGAATACCAAACTTATTCACTAGAATTAGCATAATATGTCACTGCGAACTAACCCTTGTGTTATGTTCCTCAGATGACCTACAGCATCCATACATCGTCCGCCCCGACACCATACCCCCTGGAGAACCTTTAACACTTACCTGCCACTTTAATACTGCTGTTAAACGGAGCAGATACCATCATATCATCGCTTCCTTCACATGGAGAAGAAACGGCGTTGTCCTGGTAACGGGGTATAGATATAAGTTGACATCACAGAACAGTCAGTGGGACCCAAGAGTTCGATTTTACATTGGCTATCTGACAATCCGCGATGTCGGGGCGGAGGCTGGCACAGACAGTTACACATGTGAAGCAGTGCTGGATCACAGCCTCAGCACAGAGCAGAGCGATGCGGTCACCATCGGGAAGACACGTGAGCTGATGTTTGTTATCTACTTTCTACAAAAGTTATTTCTACAATCATGCCGTTGTTGAGACAGCATAATATAAATGCCACTTCCTAAAACAATATGGTATTTGACCATGCTGCACACTGCACGCCTTTTTCCCACGTGAATAATGCACCTTAAATGTTACAACTAGTCTACATACAATCCACGATCCAATAATATCAGCATTGTGAATCCCGATTGAAATACGTTCTGAACTACACCGACTTTTCAGAATTAATTCACGAGGTCCAAATTATCACACATGTATTTTTCCTGAGATGCAATTGACTGAATCACATGACCAAGAGTATAATCTTAGTCACTACACCTGAAActcaaacactgaccacatcaATTCTTTTCCAGTGTCAACAGATCTGTACAAAAATCGTACACTTGCACGCGATAGAGAGAACGCCACCATGGTATGGAAGCTACCCCTGGACGGACTATGGTACCGGATAAAGAACCCGAGATCCTCCACAGTGATGTCAACGTTACACAACACTACACACGTCTGGCAGAGTGCTTGGTCAAAGATAAGGATAACTGGAATCATTGTATTCCCTGATTCCCGCGCTTTGCTGCTGACCATGTACAATGTGATGTTAAGGGATGCCGGACACTACCGTTGTATCCCAGCCAGGTGTGACAACGTTCTTGTTGTACAAAGTAAGTTAACTGTATAATTCCAGTACTCAGTATTATAAGACTTTTAAATGACTGATTTGAACCGTCAGCACTTAGCAACCATATTTATGTCTGAAAAGCAATGTAGTAAGTAGTGAGCTAATACGAAAAGATTACAGTTCGCACTCGTTCAGGATGTACACACATATGCGTTGCGTTATGTGTTTAGTGCAGTTAGCGCCAGCCGCAGTCTTATTCCTATTTCCCCTCAAACACAGGGGTTAGAACGGATAGTCAGTCTGAAAACAGAAACTTGGTTCATTCATTTTGTCGTAACTCAAATTGATAGATAGGTGCTTCTGATGTCAGTTGACTTAATGTTTACAAACTTTCGGCATACACCCGTAATACCCCTGTGTGTCGCTGTGACCATTAAGTAAACAAGCCATCTCTATTTCTACATTGCTCACAGAACGTCCAAGCAAACCAACCGTTGTGCAAGGGAATATGACATTCACTTGCTCCTCAACAGCAAAGAGTCTGCCGAAGGAATATCGCCAACCATTGTCTTACATCTGGAGGAGCAATCGTCACCAGCTGCAA
The window above is part of the Haliotis asinina isolate JCU_RB_2024 chromosome 1, JCU_Hal_asi_v2, whole genome shotgun sequence genome. Proteins encoded here:
- the LOC137294979 gene encoding uncharacterized protein; protein product: MKTHGLLFLAITSVVLCPTVEGLVIREGENASLSWNQPDPPVRAFSILKSDTCIFDVSNYDNITPCTSRVLFTGNVTSEGHGVFSFVLVNVTLDDGGSYTCNHGVSTIAHCGKELHVLDVPATCGLSGEPLSVSWNLPKPGVKEFTVMMSGECFFHIVNYNQVTKCGNLNGHFTGNITRSGNGVFSFDLPSLESSYDGYFRCYVGPPNSSGSRIPACGQEVSVIYDLQHPYIVRPDTIPPGEPLTLTCHFNTAVKRSRYHHIIASFTWRRNGVVLVTGYRYKLTSQNSQWDPRVRFYIGYLTIRDVGAEAGTDSYTCEAVLDHSLSTEQSDAVTIGKTLSTDLYKNRTLARDRENATMVWKLPLDGLWYRIKNPRSSTVMSTLHNTTHVWQSAWSKIRITGIIVFPDSRALLLTMYNVMLRDAGHYRCIPARCDNVLVVQKRPSKPTVVQGNMTFTCSSTAKSLPKEYRQPLSYIWRSNRHQLQLGGGYWMDGPHLFLPYNTYYGGKYSCQSKEGSLTSVWSDSFTLEGKEPAPYVLAPVQATPGQTVTLTCSSPVRNLSRTTQVTYRWTRDNIQIESGQRYQTRNDSLTITDVRKEDQGGYSCRTEQQISLSDWSETIQVTVLG